The window GACGATGGTCTCCTACAACTACCGCCACACGCCCGCCCTGCAAATGGCCAAGCGCCTGATCGACGAGGGCCGCATCGGCGACATCCTGACCTTCCGCGGCTATTACCTCCAGGACTGGGGCGCCGATCCGGAAAAGCCGCTCTCCTGGCGCTTCAACAAGGCGCTGGCCGGTTCCGGCACGCTTGGCGACATCGGCACCCATGTGATCGATGCCGCACGCCTGCTCGTCGGCGAATTCGAGCAGGTGAACGCCATCGTCAAGACCTTCATCCCGGAACGCCCGCTGCCGGCCGGCCGCTTCTTCGGCCCGAGCGGGGCGGCCTCCTCGGAAAAGGGCAAGGTCGACGTCGACGACACCGCGCTGACGATGATCAAGTTTGCAGGCGGCGCGCACGGCACGATCGAAGTGACGCGCAATTCCTGGGGCCATCATAACCAGCTCGGCTTCGAGATCCACGGAACCCGCGGCTCGATCGCCTTCGATTACCAGCGCCTCAACGAGTTGCGGGTCGCCTTTGCCGACGATCCGGCCGACGCCTTCGGCTTCCGCACCATCTATTCCGGCCCGAACCAGCCCTTCGGCGACAAGCTGTGGCCGGTGGCCGGCATGGGGCAGGGCTACATCGATATCAAATCGATCGAATGGTACAACTTCCTGCAGGCCATCGCCGACAACAAGCCGGCCTCACCCGACTTCCGCGACGGCGTGCAGATCGAGCGCATCGCCGAAGCCATTCTCGTCTCCGGGCAGAACGGCGCCTGGGAAACCATCAAGCAATCCGCCGCCTGAGGAAGACTTCGATGACGATCAAGCTCGCAATGCACACCTGGCCCTATGCAAGCAACCCGACATGGCTGCCGGCCTATACGCTTGAGGAAACCATCCGCCGCATCAAGAAGATCGGCTATGACGCCATCGAGATCGGCGCCGCCAGCCCGCATGTCTTTCCGCCGACGCTGAGCCCGCAGCGGCGCAAGGATCTCGGCCGGATGCTGAAGGATTACGAGCTCGAGCTGGCCGCCATGCTGCCGGCCCATGGCGGCGGCCCCGGCAACAACGTCGCATCGCCGATCCCCGAAGAGCGCCGCTGGGCGATCGACCATTACAAGGACATGGTCCAGCTCACCGCCGACTGGGGCGGCAAGCGGCTGATCTGCCTGCCGGGATGGTACATCTTCGGCACCACCTACCGCCAGGCGTGGGACTGGGCGGCACAGGCGATCGGCGAAATCGCCCGCTTCGCCCAGGACTTCGGCGTCGAGATCGTCATCGAACCCACCCCGGAAGACAGCAACATCGTCAATACCTGCGACAACACCATCGACATGATGAAGGATGTCGGCCAGCCGAACGTGCGCCTGATGTTCGACAGCCATCACGTCATCACCCAAAAGGAAGTGATGAGCGACTACGTCTATGCCATGGGCAAGGACCTCGTCCATATCCACGCCTCCGACAACAACCGCCTGCCGCCGGGCATGGGAAGGGGAGACTTTCCCGCCCTCATCGATGCCCTCGCCGAAACCGGCTTCGACGGATACCTCTCCATGGAGTGCGGCTTCCACCAGCGCGGCATCGAGCCGGACTGGGTCGCCCGCGTCTGCCTCGAATATCTCAAACCAATCGTCGATGCTGCAAACGCAAGAATCGACAATAGGATGTAATCGTTAACACCGGACGTCGTGCACCAGGACGATGCGCGTCTCCGACCAGCGAGGTGAGCATTGATGTCAAAGCCCCCCACGATCCGGGACGTCGCGCGTTTGTCGGGTGTTTCGACTGCGACCGTCTCGCGATATTTCTCGGGAAAGGCGGACTCGGTCTCTCCTCATAAGATCGAAAGCGTTCGCCGGGCGGCCAAGTCCTTAGGCTATACCCCTTCGGAGATCGGCCGCTCGCTTCGCCTTGCGCAAAGTCGCGTGGTCATGATGCTGGTGCCCGACGCGACCAACCACTTCACGGCCGATATCGCCGTGTCGGTGGAAAGCGCGCTCAAAGAGATCGGTCTGTCGATGGTTCTCGCCAATACCGGCGAGAACGCGATCCAGCAGGACCGGCTTCTTGCCGACGCGCTGGGGCTGAGAGCGCGCGCAATCGTTCTTCAGGGAGCGATCGATACGCCGAAATTACGCGAACTGGCCGCACGGCAGAACAATCTGATCTTCGTCAACCGGCGCCCGGCTCAAGGAATTCTCGCGCCCTATGTCGGGATCGACAACTTCCAGGCCGGCTTGGCGGTCGGGCGCCATTTCGTCGAGCGCGGTTATACCAACTGCGTGGCGATCCACGGTCCGCGACATTATTCGGGCAGCACCGCACGACTGGACGGCTTCCTCGCCGGGATCGGGGAGGATGCCAAAGTTCTGCAGTTCGAGAGCGCCTATACCATGCAAGCCGGCTACGACTGTGCGTCGCGCCTGCTCGAAGCCGAGCCGAAGAAATACTCGATATTCTGCGCCAACGACATGATCGCCTATGGCGTCTATCGGGCAGCCCTCGAGAGAAGGATGCAAGTGCCTGAGGACCTGGTGGTTTGCGGCTTTGACGATAATCGCCTGAACGAATGGCTGGCACCCTGGCTTACGACAGTGAAGGTTCCGGCCTTGGACTTCGGCCCGGCCATTGCCGAACTGATTACCACGCCGCGTCCCGATGACGAGCAGATCAAGAACATCATTCTGCCGTTCACACTGCAGCTCCGACAATCGGCGTGATCACTAGCCGTCCTTACAGGAGGAGGACGGTCCGGACAATTCTGGGTGCTTCCGGACGCCCGATCAAGAAACAGGGGAATAACGACATGAAACGAATGATCCTTGGAACTGCCATGATGGTACTTGCGGCGTCTGCCGCGCATGCCGGTGACATCGGCGTGACCATTTCCCACTCCGACTCGAACCTGGCGGTTCTGGTGCAGGGCATCAAAGACGAGGCTGGCAAACTGAAACAGCCGCTGCAGATCGAATTTGCCGAAGGCGACGTCAACCGGCAGCTGTCGCAGGTTCAAAACTTCATTGCCGCCAAGGTCGATGCGATCATCGTCAACACGGTGGAAACCTCGGCCACGCCGACGATGACCAAGATGGCGGCGGATGCCGGCATTCCGCTGGTTTACGTCAACAACACGCCGAGCGACGTCAAGGAGCTCGGGCCGAAGGCGGCATTTGTCGGTTCCGACGAACATGTTGCCGGCATGCTGCAGGCAGAGGAAGTCTGCCGTGTCCTGAAGGAAGCCAAGAAGACCGACGAGGCCGGCATCCTGATCATCCAGGGCGTGCTGGCGAACGAGACGGCCGTGTTGCGCAGCAAGGCGGTTCATGACGTCGCGGCCAAGCCGGAATGCAACTTCATGAAGATCATCGACGAGCAGTCTGCCAACTGGGATCCGGTCAAGGCGCAGGATCTGATGACCAACTGGATCACCGCCGGCTACAAGCCGGTGGCGGTGCTGGCCAACAACGACGAAATGGCCATCGGCGCCGTCAACTCGCTGAAGGCGGCCGGCTGGGACATGAAGGATGTCGTCATTGCCGGTGTCGACGCCACCAAGGAAGCGATGCATTACATGCAAAACGGTGATCTCGACGTCACCGTCTTCCAGGACGCACTCGGACAGGGCGCCGGCTCGGTGGATGCTGCCGTCAAGCTCGCCAAGGGCGAGAAAGTCGAATCCCCGATGTGGATCCCCTACGAGCTGGTCAATCCGGCCAATGTCGAGAAATACCTCGCCAAGAACTGATCGCCGCTCGGCTTCGGATGTGCCCGCAAAGGCACATCCGAAGCCGGAACCTCTATGCATAGAAAGCAGAAGGTCTGCCACGATGCCGAATATCTCACCATCGACCGTCAAGGCGGTCCGGGAAAGCGGCGCTGTTCCGACAGCCGAATATCTCCTGGAGGTCAAAGATGTCCGCAAGGAATTTGCCGGAAACGTTGCGCTGGATGACGTCTCCTTCCGCCTGAGACGCGGCACGGTTCATGCCCTTATGGGCGAAAACGGTGCCGGCAAGTCCACGCTGATGAAGATCATTGCCGGCATCTACACGCCGGACGCAGGAGAGTTTTTCTTAAACGGCCTTCCCATTCGGCTCAGCAGTCCGCTCGACGCCCTCGACAACGGCATCGCCATGATTCATCAGGAGCTCAATCTGATGAACCATATGACGATTGCGGAAAACATCTGGATCCGGCGTGAACCAAAGAACCGTTTTGGTCTCGTCGATCACAAGGAACTGCACAGCCGCACCTACAAGCTTTTCGAAGAATTGGGCATTGATCTCGACCCCGACCAAAGGGTCGGTCTGCTTTCGGTTGCCAGCCGTCAGATGGTCGAGATTGCCAAGGCGGTTTCCTATGAATCGGATGTCCTGATCATGGACGAACCGACCTCCGCGCTCACCGAACGCGAGGTCGAGCATCTTTTCCGTATCATCAGGACGCTGAGGGAACGGGGAAAGGGCATCATCTATATCACCCACAAGATGAACGAGCTTTTCGAAATTTCCGACGAGGTGTCGATTTTCCGCGACGGCAAACACATCGCGACCAAGGCTGCGCAAGACCTGACCCGCGAAGAAGTCATCCGCATGATGGTGGGGCGCGAGATCTCGCAGATGTTTCCCAAGGTGGAGGCTAAAATCGGCGACGTCGTGCTCAGCGTCCGCGATCTATGTCTCAAAGGTATCTTCCAGGACGTCTCGTTCGACCTTCATGCCGGCGAGATTCTCGGGATCGCCGGGCTTGTCGGCGCCGGTCGCTCCAACATTGCTGAAACGCTCTTTGGCGTGACGCCGGCGACATCAGGTACGATCGAGATCAGAGGCAAGTCCGTCAACGTCAGTTCTCCCGCCGTCGCCATGGAAAACGGGATGGCCTTCCTCACTGAAGACCGGAAGGAATCCGGCTGCTTCCTGCTGCTGGACATTCAACAGAACATGCAGATGGCCGCCCTCCATGGCGGGTATGTGCGTCGCGGCTTCGTCGAGCAGAAGCGGCTGTCGCAGGACTGCGAGACGATGACGACATCGCTGCGGGTCAAGACCCCCGGCATGGGGGAGAAGATCCTGAATCTTTCCGGCGGCAATCAGCAGAAGGTGCTGATCGGCCGCTGGCTGCTGACAAAGCCGAGCGTCCTCATCCTCGATGAACCCACGCGCGGTATCGACGTCGGCGCCAAGGCCGAGATCCACCGAATGATTTCCACGCTCGCCTCCGAAGGCGTGGCCGTCATCATGATTTCCTCGGAACTGCCCGAGATCCTCGGAATGAGCGACCGGGTCATGACCATCCGGCAAGGACGCGTGTCCGGCATCCTCGATCGGGCTGAGGCCGATCAAGTCAAGATCATGGAGCTCGCAGCACAATGACGATAACCCCTGGGGCCACGGTTGTGGCGGAAAAGCGTGTGGTGAAGCGCAAGTTTCACAGTGAGATGTCGATGGCGCTGGTGCTGGTCGGCATTGCCCTTGCCTTCGAGATCCTCGGCTGGGTCTTCGTCGGCAGTTCGTTCCTCGGCAATGAGCAGCGCCTGTCGATCATCATCCTGCAGGTCTCGGTGATCGGCATTCTGGCCGTCGGCGTCACCCATGTCATCATCACCGGCGGCATCGACCTGGCCTCCGGCTCGGTGGTCGGGCTGGCCGCCATGGTCGCCGCCTCGCTGGCGCAAAGCTCGACAGATGTGCGCGCCCTTTATCCCGCACTCACCGATCTCTCGCCGATCTGGCCGATCCTCGCCGGCCTCATCGTCGGCCTGCTGGCCGGATGGGTCAGCGGTCTCCTGATCGCCAAGACCGGCATTCCCCCCTTCATCGCCACGCTCGGCATGATGGTCTGCGCCAGAGGTGTGGCCAAGTGGTACACGCTCGGACAGCCGATCGCTCTCCTGACGCCGCAATTCACCTGGCTCGGCAAGAGCTTCATCGTCTTCGGCTTTCCCGTGCCGCTGCCGGTGATCATCTTCCTCGGCGTCGCCGTGCTCTCCCACATCGCCCTCGGTTATACGCGCTACGGCAAATATACCTATGCGATCGGCTCCAATCCCCAGGCGGCGCGCGTCTCCGGCATCAATATCGGCGCCCATCTGATCAAGGTCTATGCCGTCGCCGGACTGCTGTCGGGGCTGGCCGGAGTGGTCACCGCAGCCCGGGCCGCATCCGCCCAGCCGACCATGGGCACCGCTTACGAACTCGACGCCATCGCCGCAGCCGTCATCGGCGGAACATCGCTCGCCGGCGGCGCAGGACGCATCACCGGAACGCTGATCGGAACCATCATCCTCGGCATCATCACCTCAGGATTCACATTCCTCAAGATCGGCTCCTACTACCAGGAGATCATCAAGGGAACCATCATCGTCCTTGCCGTCGTCATCGATCAATACAGGCGATCAAAACAAGCAAGAGCGTGAAACGACCGGTCGGCTTCGGCGAGAGAAATTCCGTCGAGAATGGCATTCAACGAATTGAAGAGGGAAGCAAATGTCTGGTTTGCAGCTACCACAGGACAAGCTGATCGAGGTTTACCGCAACATGCGGATGATCCGCCGCTTCGAGGAGCGGGTGATGGACGAGATGGCGACCGGCGACATTCCCGGCAACACCCATCTTTATGCCGGTGAGGAGGCAAGCGCCGTCGGGGTCTGCCTGCATCTCGACGAGGGCGACTACATCTCCTCCACCCATCGCGGCCATGGTCATTCGATCGCCAAGGGCGTCGACATCGACAGCATGATGGCGGAACTGTTCGGCAAGGCGAGCGGCACCTGCGGCGGCAAGGGCGGGTCGCAGCACATCGCCGATCTGCGCAAGGGCATGCTCGGCGCCAACGGCATCGTCGCAGCTGGCGCGCCGATCACCTGCGGCGCGGCCCTGAGCGCCAAGCTTCTCGGCACCAGGCACGTCGCCGTCGCCTTTGCCGGTGACGGCGCGATGAACGAGGGCGTCATGTCCGAGAGCTTCAACCTTGCCAAGATCTGGATGCTGCCGATCGTCTTCGTCATCGAGGACAACGGTTTCGGGGAAGCCACCGCCAACGAGCACGTCTCCGCCGGCAGCTTCACCCGCCGCGCCGAGAGCTTCGACATCCCCGCCATCGAGGTCGACGGGACGGATGTGTTCAGCGTCTATGAGGCGGCCGGTCAAGCCGTTGCCCGCGCCCGCAACGGTGGCGGGCCGACGATGCTGCACGTCCATGTGCCGCGCTATTACGGCCACTATAGCGGCGATCCCGACAACTACCGCACACCGGAGGAAAAGGCGGCAATGCGCCGGGAGCGCGACTGCCTGATCAACTTCCGCAAACGGGTCGCCGAGGTGTCGCTGCTCGAGGCGGCCGAACTCGACGCCGTCGATCGGGCGGTTGACGCCGAAATCGACCGCGCCGTCGCTGCCGCGCGCGCCGCACCCTTCCCGCCCTTGTCGGCTCTGACCACCGACGTCTACGTCAAGTATCTGTAAGGACGACGATCATGCCCAAGAAATCCTTCCGCCAGGCCCTCAACGAGGCGCTCCATTCGGAAATGGCCCGTGATCCGCGCGTGATCATGATGGGTGAGGATCTGACAGGCGGCGCCGGCGCCAACGGCGTCAAGGACGCCTGGGGCGGGCCGTTCGGGGTCACCCGCGGGCTGCTCGATGCGTTCGGGCCCGAGCGCATCCGCGATACGCCGATCAGCGAAGCCGCCTTCATCGGCGCCGCCGCCGGCGCGGCCCTGACCGGCCTGCGCCCGATCGCCGAGATCATGTTCGTCGACTTTGCCGGCGTCTGCCTCGACCAGATCATGAACCAGGCCGCCAAGTTCCGCTATATGTTCGGCGGCCGCGCCAAGACCCCGCTCGTCATCCGCGCCACCTATGGCGCCGGCAGCCGTTCCGGCTCCCAGCACACCCAGGCGCTCTATCCGATCTTCACCCATATTCCCGGCCTGAAGGTCGTCATCCCCTCCAATCCCTATGACGCCAAGGGGCTGCTGTTGCAGGCCATCCGTGACGACGACCCGGTCATCTTCCTCGAACACAAGATGCTTTACGACACCGTCGGCGAGGTGCCCGACGCCTCCTATACTATCCCGTTCGGCGAAGCCCGGGTGGTGCGCGACGGCAAGGATGTGCTGATCGTGGCGATCGGACGGATGGTCGGCGTCGCCGAGGAAGCGGCCCGCCAGCTTGCGGCCGACGGCATCTCCGCCTGCGTCGTCGATCCCCGCACCACCTCGCCGCTCGACGAGGAGACCCTGCTCGATGTCGCCGAAGGGATCGGCCGCATCATCATCGTCGACGAGGCCAATCCGCGCTGCAGCGTCGCCACCGACATCTCCGCGCTGTTTGCCGACAAATGCTTCGACGCGCTGAAGGCGCCGATCAAGCTCGTGACGGCGCCGCACACGCCGGTTCCCTACGCCCCCAATCTCGAAGACGTCTATGTGCCGACGCCCGACGCCGTGGCCAAGGCCGCCAGATCCATCGTAAAGAGGTAAAGCCCATGTCGCTTATCGAAGCTGTCACTGTTCCCAAATGGGGAATGACGATGACCGAAGGCACGATCACCCAATGGATGGTCAATGAGGGCGACACCATCGCCCGCGGTCAGGAAATCCTCGAGATCGAGACGACCAAGGTCACCAATGTCCTGGAGGCGGCGGCAAGCGGCACCTTGCGGCGCATCGTGCTGCA is drawn from Rhizobium sp. N324 and contains these coding sequences:
- a CDS encoding alpha-ketoacid dehydrogenase subunit beta, whose amino-acid sequence is MPKKSFRQALNEALHSEMARDPRVIMMGEDLTGGAGANGVKDAWGGPFGVTRGLLDAFGPERIRDTPISEAAFIGAAAGAALTGLRPIAEIMFVDFAGVCLDQIMNQAAKFRYMFGGRAKTPLVIRATYGAGSRSGSQHTQALYPIFTHIPGLKVVIPSNPYDAKGLLLQAIRDDDPVIFLEHKMLYDTVGEVPDASYTIPFGEARVVRDGKDVLIVAIGRMVGVAEEAARQLAADGISACVVDPRTTSPLDEETLLDVAEGIGRIIIVDEANPRCSVATDISALFADKCFDALKAPIKLVTAPHTPVPYAPNLEDVYVPTPDAVAKAARSIVKR
- a CDS encoding sugar phosphate isomerase/epimerase family protein — translated: MTIKLAMHTWPYASNPTWLPAYTLEETIRRIKKIGYDAIEIGAASPHVFPPTLSPQRRKDLGRMLKDYELELAAMLPAHGGGPGNNVASPIPEERRWAIDHYKDMVQLTADWGGKRLICLPGWYIFGTTYRQAWDWAAQAIGEIARFAQDFGVEIVIEPTPEDSNIVNTCDNTIDMMKDVGQPNVRLMFDSHHVITQKEVMSDYVYAMGKDLVHIHASDNNRLPPGMGRGDFPALIDALAETGFDGYLSMECGFHQRGIEPDWVARVCLEYLKPIVDAANARIDNRM
- a CDS encoding sugar ABC transporter ATP-binding protein encodes the protein MPNISPSTVKAVRESGAVPTAEYLLEVKDVRKEFAGNVALDDVSFRLRRGTVHALMGENGAGKSTLMKIIAGIYTPDAGEFFLNGLPIRLSSPLDALDNGIAMIHQELNLMNHMTIAENIWIRREPKNRFGLVDHKELHSRTYKLFEELGIDLDPDQRVGLLSVASRQMVEIAKAVSYESDVLIMDEPTSALTEREVEHLFRIIRTLRERGKGIIYITHKMNELFEISDEVSIFRDGKHIATKAAQDLTREEVIRMMVGREISQMFPKVEAKIGDVVLSVRDLCLKGIFQDVSFDLHAGEILGIAGLVGAGRSNIAETLFGVTPATSGTIEIRGKSVNVSSPAVAMENGMAFLTEDRKESGCFLLLDIQQNMQMAALHGGYVRRGFVEQKRLSQDCETMTTSLRVKTPGMGEKILNLSGGNQQKVLIGRWLLTKPSVLILDEPTRGIDVGAKAEIHRMISTLASEGVAVIMISSELPEILGMSDRVMTIRQGRVSGILDRAEADQVKIMELAAQ
- a CDS encoding ABC transporter permease; the protein is MTITPGATVVAEKRVVKRKFHSEMSMALVLVGIALAFEILGWVFVGSSFLGNEQRLSIIILQVSVIGILAVGVTHVIITGGIDLASGSVVGLAAMVAASLAQSSTDVRALYPALTDLSPIWPILAGLIVGLLAGWVSGLLIAKTGIPPFIATLGMMVCARGVAKWYTLGQPIALLTPQFTWLGKSFIVFGFPVPLPVIIFLGVAVLSHIALGYTRYGKYTYAIGSNPQAARVSGINIGAHLIKVYAVAGLLSGLAGVVTAARAASAQPTMGTAYELDAIAAAVIGGTSLAGGAGRITGTLIGTIILGIITSGFTFLKIGSYYQEIIKGTIIVLAVVIDQYRRSKQARA
- a CDS encoding substrate-binding domain-containing protein, with product MKRMILGTAMMVLAASAAHAGDIGVTISHSDSNLAVLVQGIKDEAGKLKQPLQIEFAEGDVNRQLSQVQNFIAAKVDAIIVNTVETSATPTMTKMAADAGIPLVYVNNTPSDVKELGPKAAFVGSDEHVAGMLQAEEVCRVLKEAKKTDEAGILIIQGVLANETAVLRSKAVHDVAAKPECNFMKIIDEQSANWDPVKAQDLMTNWITAGYKPVAVLANNDEMAIGAVNSLKAAGWDMKDVVIAGVDATKEAMHYMQNGDLDVTVFQDALGQGAGSVDAAVKLAKGEKVESPMWIPYELVNPANVEKYLAKN
- a CDS encoding thiamine pyrophosphate-dependent dehydrogenase E1 component subunit alpha; this translates as MSGLQLPQDKLIEVYRNMRMIRRFEERVMDEMATGDIPGNTHLYAGEEASAVGVCLHLDEGDYISSTHRGHGHSIAKGVDIDSMMAELFGKASGTCGGKGGSQHIADLRKGMLGANGIVAAGAPITCGAALSAKLLGTRHVAVAFAGDGAMNEGVMSESFNLAKIWMLPIVFVIEDNGFGEATANEHVSAGSFTRRAESFDIPAIEVDGTDVFSVYEAAGQAVARARNGGGPTMLHVHVPRYYGHYSGDPDNYRTPEEKAAMRRERDCLINFRKRVAEVSLLEAAELDAVDRAVDAEIDRAVAAARAAPFPPLSALTTDVYVKYL
- a CDS encoding LacI family DNA-binding transcriptional regulator; translation: MSKPPTIRDVARLSGVSTATVSRYFSGKADSVSPHKIESVRRAAKSLGYTPSEIGRSLRLAQSRVVMMLVPDATNHFTADIAVSVESALKEIGLSMVLANTGENAIQQDRLLADALGLRARAIVLQGAIDTPKLRELAARQNNLIFVNRRPAQGILAPYVGIDNFQAGLAVGRHFVERGYTNCVAIHGPRHYSGSTARLDGFLAGIGEDAKVLQFESAYTMQAGYDCASRLLEAEPKKYSIFCANDMIAYGVYRAALERRMQVPEDLVVCGFDDNRLNEWLAPWLTTVKVPALDFGPAIAELITTPRPDDEQIKNIILPFTLQLRQSA
- a CDS encoding Gfo/Idh/MocA family protein; this translates as MKKLNVALIGTGFMGKAHSIATAVVPILFGSPVDIERKVVVDIDEELAQNAAKQYGFAEYATDWRQVVSRPDIDIVDICTPNSTHAEIAIAAAKAGKHIMCEKPMSMTVAEAEAMLAAANETGVVTMVSYNYRHTPALQMAKRLIDEGRIGDILTFRGYYLQDWGADPEKPLSWRFNKALAGSGTLGDIGTHVIDAARLLVGEFEQVNAIVKTFIPERPLPAGRFFGPSGAASSEKGKVDVDDTALTMIKFAGGAHGTIEVTRNSWGHHNQLGFEIHGTRGSIAFDYQRLNELRVAFADDPADAFGFRTIYSGPNQPFGDKLWPVAGMGQGYIDIKSIEWYNFLQAIADNKPASPDFRDGVQIERIAEAILVSGQNGAWETIKQSAA